A DNA window from Sphingopyxis macrogoltabida contains the following coding sequences:
- a CDS encoding tyrosine-type recombinase/integrase, which produces MLNMHISRYVSLHRSLGRKFSEQERLLRQYADFAGRAGDRHTQVQRIYDWCHTASSQNVARHRFDAVRNFSLFAHAEDPAHEVPPAGVFGRGKRPRPTPTIIEPEQVRAIMTAVLDVAPQGTISPYTYHYLFGLLAATGLRISEALALQCNDLVEDGLIVRNGKFGKQRLITLQPSTRQALEAYLATRARLGATGNDLFVTIRGRAPHKVRAHVVFVRLARQLGYRGPTGTAGMRLHDLRHTFAVRSLESCPRDREAIAHHMAGLSVYLGHASVANTYWYLEATPVLLRDIAVASEQLYRGEAA; this is translated from the coding sequence ATGCTGAACATGCACATTTCCAGATACGTCTCGCTCCATCGCAGCTTGGGACGGAAGTTCTCCGAACAGGAACGCTTGCTGCGCCAATACGCCGATTTCGCCGGCCGCGCCGGTGACCGGCACACCCAAGTGCAGCGCATTTACGACTGGTGCCACACGGCAAGCTCGCAGAACGTGGCCCGCCATAGGTTCGACGCCGTACGTAACTTCAGCCTTTTCGCTCATGCTGAAGATCCAGCTCACGAGGTTCCGCCTGCGGGCGTCTTCGGTCGGGGCAAGCGGCCACGCCCGACCCCGACCATCATCGAACCGGAACAGGTCCGGGCGATCATGACCGCGGTATTGGACGTTGCGCCCCAAGGCACGATCAGCCCGTACACGTATCATTATCTGTTCGGCCTGCTGGCGGCGACAGGTCTCCGGATTTCCGAGGCCCTCGCTCTTCAATGCAACGATCTGGTCGAGGATGGCCTGATCGTCCGCAACGGCAAGTTCGGCAAGCAGCGGCTGATTACCTTGCAGCCATCGACCCGTCAGGCGCTCGAAGCATATCTCGCCACCCGAGCAAGGCTTGGCGCCACGGGCAATGACCTGTTCGTGACCATTCGGGGGAGAGCACCACACAAGGTGCGCGCCCACGTGGTGTTCGTCAGGCTGGCCCGGCAGCTCGGATACCGCGGACCGACCGGAACGGCCGGGATGCGGTTACACGACCTGCGGCACACTTTCGCCGTGCGTTCCCTTGAGTCCTGTCCGCGCGACAGGGAAGCCATCGCACACCACATGGCCGGACTCAGCGTATATCTGGGGCATGCGTCGGTCGCCAACACCTATTGGTATCTCGAGGCCACTCCGGTGCTGCTGCGCGATATCGCTGTCGCCAGCGAGCAACTTTACCGGGGAGAAGCGGCATGA
- a CDS encoding tyrosine-type recombinase/integrase, whose translation MRTRSSLPFRTAPLRVEDSPSHGTLLAAFLSSLSLDERSGCAVLYGAAVRHFLHWLDLHEIAIRTIDDRAVRRFEKHRCRCHRYSAQQAHYKADQAARVRRFVRFLEDQGYVEVDDGIDDLPRHLADYSDAIDRLQLAEGPAQAYRSEAEHFMAWLRITRRQWIDIDDTIIDQYAAHDCRCPVWRKRGKLVATGTKRRRRCARHFVEFLRGRGVIPSVEPVADDDPHMSAYLTWLKQHRGVTDETIRRYRTDIRRLMPMLGEPSQWDAAGLRSAFQRRSKETPGSASLLVTIMRSYIRFLVVRGECRPALLHAVPSVQRYRLSTLPRHVDPATIERIIAACPTDRPVEVRDKAIILLLARLGLRAADVQDMRLDDIDWRSGHLTVKGKTRRPDRLPLPQDVGDAILAYLAAARPEAAEEHLFLRAQAPFRPFRSSAEIAGIVARTRDRGGIEGVSTGSHIFRHSLATNLLRAGAGLESVGTILRHSSPETTAIYAKVDLPMLMKIAQPWPGEPSC comes from the coding sequence ATGCGAACACGATCATCACTGCCGTTTCGGACTGCCCCGCTCCGGGTCGAAGATTCGCCCAGTCACGGCACTCTTCTCGCCGCATTTCTCTCCTCTCTGTCGCTCGACGAGAGGTCAGGCTGTGCGGTTCTGTATGGCGCGGCGGTCCGCCATTTCCTGCATTGGCTGGACCTGCACGAGATCGCGATCCGCACGATTGACGATCGGGCTGTCCGGCGGTTCGAGAAGCATCGGTGTCGGTGCCACCGGTATTCGGCGCAGCAAGCGCACTACAAGGCTGACCAAGCAGCAAGGGTCAGGCGCTTCGTCCGGTTCCTGGAAGATCAAGGCTACGTCGAAGTCGACGACGGGATCGACGATCTGCCACGGCACCTCGCTGACTATTCCGATGCGATCGATCGCCTGCAACTCGCCGAGGGACCCGCGCAGGCCTATCGGTCCGAGGCCGAGCATTTCATGGCCTGGCTTCGCATTACGCGACGCCAATGGATCGATATCGACGACACGATCATCGACCAGTACGCTGCGCATGATTGCCGATGCCCGGTATGGCGCAAGCGCGGCAAGCTGGTCGCCACGGGCACGAAGCGGCGGCGGCGATGCGCACGGCACTTCGTCGAGTTCCTGCGAGGCCGCGGTGTCATCCCATCGGTTGAACCGGTGGCTGACGATGACCCGCACATGTCGGCTTACCTCACGTGGCTCAAGCAACATCGCGGCGTCACCGATGAGACGATCCGGCGCTACCGGACCGATATCAGACGGCTCATGCCGATGCTGGGCGAGCCTTCGCAATGGGATGCCGCCGGACTCAGGAGCGCATTTCAACGACGAAGCAAGGAGACGCCGGGCTCGGCATCGCTGCTCGTCACGATAATGAGGAGCTACATCCGGTTTCTGGTCGTGCGTGGCGAGTGCCGGCCTGCATTGTTGCATGCAGTTCCATCAGTGCAGCGCTACCGCCTTTCGACGCTGCCGCGCCACGTCGACCCGGCAACGATCGAGAGGATCATTGCGGCCTGCCCGACAGATCGTCCGGTAGAAGTCCGGGACAAGGCCATCATTCTCCTGCTCGCCAGGCTCGGCCTGAGGGCTGCCGATGTTCAGGACATGCGTCTCGACGACATCGACTGGCGGTCCGGCCACCTGACGGTCAAGGGCAAGACGCGTCGACCGGACCGTCTGCCATTGCCGCAGGATGTCGGCGACGCGATCTTGGCATATCTTGCGGCAGCCCGCCCGGAGGCCGCCGAAGAGCATCTGTTCCTGCGTGCACAAGCACCGTTTCGGCCATTCCGCTCGTCCGCCGAGATCGCGGGCATCGTCGCTCGAACGCGCGACCGCGGTGGGATCGAAGGAGTGTCGACCGGGTCGCACATATTCCGGCATTCGCTTGCCACCAACCTGCTGCGCGCGGGCGCAGGCCTGGAGTCCGTTGGGACCATCCTGCGTCACAGCTCGCCTGAGACCACTGCCATCTACGCCAAGGTCGATCTGCCGATGCTCATGAAGATCGCGCAGCCATGGCCGGGAGAACCGTCATGCTGA
- a CDS encoding strawberry notch-like NTP hydrolase domain-containing protein, translating into MQSLPSRAASAAALHSAPVPSSPFAAQLLAAGEAILPLLEAGHPFDTAALRAAMAGAFGASDAEGAWDWKAAYDACEVAQILLLRRYGATPAVRKLSAIAQLAMWQRLAGRIPTHTRRSSESQAMQQFSTPLPLAFVAAHAASIQPDDTVLEPSAGTGMLAIHAELAGARLALNELGECRADLLDLLFAPSAVTRHDAASIDDRLAPAVRPSVILMNPPFSAVAKVERTMRDAALRHIGSALSRLQDGGRLVAIVSANCSPDAPAWRDAFVRLQALGTILFSAAIAGKVYAKHGTTTSTRLLVIDKMPAADASAIAPSRGEAGDLGALLQWVRADVPPRTPPAPPEAPAREGVAATTGALVQAGNGAARTLSSSAAPVAAPELGYESRDWQAPEGQLAEAIYEPYALQSLAIPSSKPHPTALVQSAAMASVAPPKPSYRPHLPEHLIADGVLSDAQLESIIYAGEAHAGHLSGAWTVDETWDMVTAASEDNEAAVRFRRGWFLGDGTGAGKGRQVAGIILDNMLKGRKRAVWLSISDRLLEDAQRDWSALGQERLLVTPLSRYRQGNPIKLPEGILFTTYATLRSQGREGRASRVDQIVEWLGPDFDGVIIFDEAHAMANAAGGKGDRGDQKPSQQGRAGLRLQHALPDARIVYVSATGATTVQNLAYAQRLGLWGGSDFPFATRSEFVAAIEDGGVAAMEVLARDLKALGLYAARSLSFDGVEYELLEHALTDEQRRIYDSYAGAFQVIHNNLDAAMEASGVTSSLHGTLNTQAKSAARSAFESTKQRFFNHLITAMQTPATIASITADLDAGNAAVVQIVSTGEALQERRLAEIPTEEWGDVSVDITPREYV; encoded by the coding sequence ATGCAAAGCCTCCCTTCGCGCGCGGCGTCAGCCGCGGCGCTCCATTCCGCGCCCGTTCCCTCCAGCCCCTTTGCAGCGCAGCTGCTTGCGGCGGGTGAGGCCATCCTTCCTCTGCTCGAAGCGGGCCATCCCTTCGACACGGCCGCGCTGCGCGCGGCTATGGCCGGTGCCTTCGGCGCAAGCGACGCCGAGGGCGCGTGGGACTGGAAAGCCGCCTATGACGCGTGCGAGGTCGCACAGATCCTCCTGCTCCGGCGCTACGGCGCCACGCCCGCGGTTCGCAAGCTCTCCGCGATCGCACAGCTCGCGATGTGGCAGCGTCTCGCGGGCCGCATTCCGACGCACACGCGCCGCTCCTCCGAGAGTCAGGCGATGCAGCAATTCTCGACGCCCCTGCCATTAGCCTTCGTTGCCGCCCACGCCGCCTCGATCCAGCCGGACGACACCGTCCTCGAGCCGTCGGCCGGGACCGGCATGCTCGCCATTCACGCCGAGCTCGCTGGCGCGCGCCTCGCGCTCAACGAGCTGGGCGAGTGCCGCGCCGATCTTCTCGATCTGCTGTTCGCGCCCTCGGCCGTGACACGTCACGACGCCGCGTCGATCGACGACAGGCTGGCTCCTGCCGTTCGTCCGAGCGTCATCCTCATGAACCCGCCCTTTTCGGCGGTTGCCAAGGTCGAGCGGACGATGCGCGATGCCGCTCTCCGGCATATCGGCTCGGCACTGTCGCGGCTGCAGGACGGCGGCCGCCTGGTCGCGATCGTTAGCGCGAACTGCTCGCCCGACGCGCCCGCATGGCGCGATGCGTTCGTGCGGCTGCAGGCGCTGGGGACGATCCTGTTCTCGGCGGCGATCGCCGGCAAAGTCTATGCGAAGCATGGCACGACGACGAGCACGCGCCTCCTCGTGATCGATAAGATGCCTGCCGCAGATGCTTCGGCGATCGCGCCGTCGCGCGGTGAGGCGGGCGACCTTGGGGCCTTGCTCCAATGGGTCCGTGCGGATGTGCCGCCCCGGACGCCTCCGGCACCTCCGGAGGCGCCGGCCCGTGAGGGTGTCGCGGCTACTACCGGAGCTCTGGTGCAGGCCGGGAACGGCGCGGCCCGGACGCTTTCGTCGTCTGCGGCCCCGGTCGCGGCGCCCGAACTCGGTTATGAATCTCGCGACTGGCAGGCGCCCGAAGGCCAACTCGCCGAGGCGATCTACGAGCCCTACGCGCTGCAGTCGCTCGCAATTCCGTCGTCGAAACCGCATCCGACCGCGCTCGTGCAATCCGCCGCGATGGCGTCGGTCGCGCCGCCGAAGCCATCCTATCGACCGCATCTTCCCGAGCATCTGATCGCCGACGGCGTGCTGTCAGACGCGCAGCTGGAATCGATCATTTATGCGGGCGAAGCCCATGCCGGGCATCTCTCGGGCGCGTGGACGGTCGACGAGACGTGGGACATGGTCACTGCCGCGAGCGAGGACAATGAGGCCGCCGTCCGCTTCCGCCGCGGCTGGTTCCTCGGTGACGGCACTGGTGCGGGCAAAGGTCGGCAGGTTGCTGGGATCATCCTCGACAATATGCTCAAGGGTCGGAAGCGCGCCGTGTGGCTGTCGATTTCCGACCGCCTGCTCGAAGACGCACAGCGCGACTGGTCGGCGCTGGGGCAAGAGCGACTCCTCGTGACGCCGCTGTCGCGCTATCGGCAGGGAAATCCTATCAAGCTCCCCGAGGGCATTCTCTTCACCACCTATGCAACGCTGCGGAGCCAGGGGCGTGAAGGCAGGGCCAGCCGCGTCGACCAGATCGTCGAATGGCTGGGACCCGACTTCGACGGGGTGATTATCTTCGATGAAGCCCATGCGATGGCGAATGCCGCCGGCGGGAAGGGCGATCGGGGCGACCAGAAGCCATCGCAGCAGGGGCGTGCCGGACTGAGGCTGCAGCACGCACTCCCCGATGCGCGCATCGTTTATGTCTCGGCAACCGGCGCGACCACCGTGCAGAACCTCGCCTATGCGCAGCGGCTCGGTCTTTGGGGCGGCAGCGATTTCCCGTTCGCGACGCGGAGCGAGTTCGTCGCGGCGATCGAGGACGGCGGGGTCGCCGCGATGGAAGTGCTCGCGCGCGACTTGAAGGCGCTCGGTCTCTACGCGGCCCGCTCGCTCTCATTCGACGGCGTCGAATATGAGCTGCTCGAACATGCGCTGACCGATGAGCAGCGCCGGATCTACGACAGCTATGCCGGCGCTTTCCAGGTCATCCACAACAATTTGGATGCCGCGATGGAGGCGTCCGGGGTGACGAGCAGTCTCCACGGGACGCTCAACACGCAGGCGAAATCGGCGGCGCGTTCGGCGTTCGAGAGCACGAAGCAGCGCTTCTTCAACCATCTCATCACCGCGATGCAGACGCCGGCGACGATCGCGAGCATCACTGCCGACCTCGATGCCGGCAATGCGGCGGTGGTGCAGATCGTCTCGACCGGCGAGGCCTTGCAGGAGCGGCGGCTCGCCGAGATCCCGACCGAGGAGTGGGGCGACGTGTCGGTCGACATCACGCCGCGCGAATATGTGTAA
- a CDS encoding ParB/RepB/Spo0J family partition protein translates to MASKQKITLDQPQAIPLDRLRLSDANVRRIKPGQSVAELADSIARRGLLHNLNVRPILDSEGNPTGDFEVPAGGRRYRALQLLVKQKRLANNAPIPCRVRAANDDILAEEDSLAENSERVNLHPLDQFRGMQALADKGNAVEDIAAHFFVTPAVVRQRLKLASVSPKLLDIYGDDGMSLETLMAFTVTDDEERQIQVWEMVEHDFPPSASLIRQRLTENSVRVSDKRVRFVGLDAYVEAGGSVVRDLFEVDHGGWLTDVGLLDRLVAEKFEAEAARIGEEGWKWIDAAIEHVFNPGRGMRVLAGDEVPMSAEEEKLGADLEAEGEALSNEWSDADEVPDEVHTRLEEIDAEISRINDRPIVFDAAEIAIAGAFVSIGIDGRLSVERGYVKPEDEPEAEPEEGDQGTGEGANDAGGGDGSSKSAPSAPGQSAAEPEDDEGALKPMSERLVSDLTAWRTLALQDAFAKCPETAYIAVLHAFVLSCFYGYSRESCLQTSINSVHFSNAPAGLRHCAPGQAIAERLDEWRGRLPKSDKEVWDWLLELGDEDRASLLAHCASLGVNAQAEIVRGYDGRVSAHGIARRLAHSHVLARAVGLDVVEAGWRPTADGYLSSVPKLRILADVAEARGENLAGMIDHLKKGDMAREAERLLEDAGWLPEPMRTPELESAAIPAPEATAPANDEADDELPAFLAEEGGEDAGDPEAIGAE, encoded by the coding sequence ATGGCTTCCAAGCAAAAAATCACGCTCGATCAACCGCAGGCCATCCCGCTCGACCGGTTGCGGCTTTCGGACGCAAATGTTCGGCGGATCAAGCCCGGCCAGTCAGTTGCCGAACTGGCTGACAGCATCGCACGGCGCGGGTTGCTGCATAACCTGAATGTCCGTCCGATCCTCGATAGCGAGGGCAACCCTACCGGTGATTTTGAGGTGCCGGCGGGCGGGCGACGCTACCGCGCGCTCCAACTGCTGGTGAAGCAGAAGCGGCTCGCCAACAATGCGCCGATCCCGTGCAGGGTGCGGGCTGCGAACGACGATATCCTGGCCGAAGAGGACAGTCTCGCCGAGAATTCGGAGCGCGTAAATCTGCACCCGCTCGATCAGTTTCGCGGCATGCAGGCGCTCGCCGACAAGGGGAATGCCGTCGAGGACATTGCCGCACATTTTTTCGTGACGCCGGCGGTGGTCAGGCAGCGCCTCAAGCTGGCGAGCGTCTCGCCAAAGCTACTCGACATCTATGGTGACGACGGCATGTCGCTCGAGACCCTGATGGCCTTCACGGTGACGGACGATGAAGAGCGCCAGATTCAGGTCTGGGAGATGGTCGAGCACGACTTCCCGCCGTCCGCTTCGCTCATCCGCCAGAGGCTGACCGAGAACAGCGTCCGCGTATCCGACAAGCGTGTCCGCTTCGTCGGGCTCGACGCCTATGTCGAGGCGGGTGGCAGTGTCGTTCGCGACCTGTTCGAAGTCGATCACGGCGGCTGGCTCACCGACGTCGGCCTGCTCGACCGGCTCGTCGCCGAGAAGTTCGAAGCCGAAGCGGCGCGGATCGGCGAGGAAGGCTGGAAATGGATCGACGCCGCGATCGAGCATGTCTTCAATCCGGGGCGCGGCATGCGCGTCCTTGCCGGCGACGAAGTGCCGATGAGCGCAGAGGAGGAGAAGCTCGGCGCGGACCTCGAAGCGGAGGGCGAAGCGCTGAGCAACGAATGGAGCGATGCGGACGAGGTTCCCGACGAGGTCCACACCCGGCTCGAGGAGATCGACGCCGAGATCAGCCGCATCAACGACCGCCCGATCGTCTTCGATGCCGCCGAGATCGCCATCGCCGGCGCGTTCGTCTCGATCGGGATCGACGGGAGGCTGAGCGTCGAGCGCGGCTATGTGAAGCCGGAGGATGAACCCGAAGCCGAGCCGGAGGAGGGCGATCAGGGCACGGGCGAGGGCGCGAACGACGCAGGCGGCGGCGACGGCAGTTCCAAGTCCGCGCCTTCGGCTCCCGGCCAATCTGCGGCCGAGCCCGAGGACGATGAAGGTGCCTTGAAGCCGATGTCAGAGCGCCTCGTGTCCGACCTCACGGCGTGGAGAACGCTCGCGCTACAGGACGCCTTCGCGAAGTGCCCGGAGACGGCCTATATCGCTGTGCTCCATGCGTTCGTCCTGTCCTGCTTTTACGGTTACAGCCGCGAAAGCTGTCTGCAGACGTCGATCAACTCGGTCCATTTTTCCAACGCTCCGGCAGGTCTGCGTCACTGCGCCCCGGGGCAGGCGATCGCGGAACGCCTCGACGAATGGCGTGGTCGCCTGCCGAAAAGCGACAAGGAGGTCTGGGACTGGCTGCTTGAACTCGGCGACGAGGACCGCGCGAGCCTTCTTGCGCATTGCGCCTCGCTCGGCGTCAATGCACAGGCGGAGATCGTCCGGGGCTATGACGGCCGCGTCTCGGCGCACGGGATCGCCCGGCGGCTGGCGCACAGCCATGTGCTCGCGCGGGCCGTGGGGCTGGATGTCGTGGAGGCCGGCTGGCGCCCGACCGCCGACGGCTATCTGAGCAGCGTTCCGAAGCTGCGGATTCTTGCCGACGTTGCCGAGGCACGCGGCGAGAATCTTGCCGGAATGATCGACCATTTGAAGAAGGGCGACATGGCACGCGAGGCCGAGCGCCTGCTCGAAGACGCTGGCTGGCTCCCCGAGCCGATGCGGACGCCCGAACTCGAGAGCGCTGCCATCCCGGCGCCGGAGGCAACGGCGCCGGCCAACGACGAGGCGGATGACGAGCTTCCCGCCTTTCTCGCGGAGGAAGGAGGTGAGGATGCGGGCGATCCCGAAGCGATCGGCGCCGAATGA
- a CDS encoding tyrosine-type recombinase/integrase codes for MGKLTAVAVKAALANPGTYQDGDGLFLKVDKRGGASWTLRLQRDGKRQDIGLGSAKLFTLAQVREKAGELRKAVKVDRRDILAERKDEESAKVTFREAARQYHAENEAGWKSEIYARQWLSSLENYAFPKLGDEQTGAIVAADIINVLTPIWQEIPETARQVRNRICTVLDYAHAKGWRSREAPSGNSSLKAGRGLPRQLKKTENRKAMPYAALPGFITALKRKPSYSRLALELLILTGARSQEVRLATWDELDIEARLWTVPADHMKRGKSHIVPLSDAALEVIAKAHAFRLPDTDVIFPGASGKNMSDMTLLKVLRDMAEPFHVHGFRSTFTDWAANEGFPDAVVEAALAHKTPDAVQAAYRRTTYLGTAEKPGERVRLMGAWGSYCLGRKVVEDDGEQTGGGDAE; via the coding sequence ATGGGCAAACTCACGGCGGTTGCAGTCAAGGCCGCTCTCGCGAATCCGGGCACGTACCAGGATGGTGACGGCTTGTTTTTGAAGGTCGACAAGCGGGGAGGGGCGTCTTGGACCCTTCGCCTGCAGCGCGACGGCAAGCGTCAGGACATCGGGCTGGGCAGTGCGAAGTTGTTCACTTTGGCGCAGGTCCGCGAGAAGGCCGGCGAGCTTCGCAAGGCGGTCAAGGTCGACCGGCGCGACATATTGGCTGAGCGGAAGGACGAGGAGTCTGCCAAGGTGACGTTTCGCGAGGCGGCGAGGCAATATCACGCCGAGAACGAGGCGGGATGGAAGAGCGAGATCTACGCCCGCCAATGGCTTTCCAGCCTCGAGAATTATGCCTTCCCGAAACTGGGCGACGAGCAGACCGGTGCGATTGTCGCGGCTGACATCATAAACGTGCTCACGCCGATCTGGCAGGAGATACCCGAGACCGCCCGTCAGGTGCGCAACCGGATCTGCACCGTGCTGGATTATGCGCATGCAAAGGGCTGGCGTTCACGCGAGGCTCCCTCAGGTAATAGCAGCCTGAAAGCGGGGCGTGGCTTGCCGCGGCAACTCAAGAAGACCGAAAATCGCAAGGCTATGCCATATGCGGCTTTGCCCGGTTTCATCACTGCACTGAAGCGCAAGCCATCCTACAGCAGGCTTGCCTTGGAACTACTCATCCTGACCGGTGCGCGCAGCCAGGAGGTGCGTCTGGCGACTTGGGACGAACTCGACATCGAAGCGCGGCTATGGACTGTGCCCGCCGATCATATGAAGCGTGGCAAGTCGCATATCGTGCCGCTGTCCGATGCCGCGCTGGAAGTGATTGCAAAAGCGCATGCTTTCAGGCTCCCGGACACAGACGTGATTTTCCCCGGTGCGAGTGGGAAGAATATGTCCGATATGACGCTGCTCAAAGTCCTTCGTGACATGGCTGAGCCTTTTCATGTCCACGGCTTCCGGTCGACATTCACCGATTGGGCGGCGAACGAGGGTTTCCCCGATGCCGTTGTGGAAGCGGCGCTTGCGCACAAGACGCCGGATGCAGTGCAGGCCGCTTACCGTCGGACGACCTACCTCGGGACCGCGGAAAAGCCTGGCGAGCGTGTCAGGCTCATGGGTGCGTGGGGCAGTTATTGCCTCGGCCGCAAAGTTGTTGAGGACGACGGGGAACAGACAGGAGGCGGAGACGCGGAGTAG
- a CDS encoding helix-turn-helix transcriptional regulator, translating into MTSQRRIRLKEVMKLVPLSASTIYARMKAGTFPKSQDLGGGVVCWREQEILDYLNSLPESNHSSIPEMEQK; encoded by the coding sequence ATGACATCGCAGCGCCGCATCCGCCTCAAGGAGGTCATGAAGCTTGTGCCGCTCAGCGCGTCGACCATCTATGCACGCATGAAGGCGGGCACCTTCCCGAAGTCGCAAGACCTCGGCGGAGGGGTTGTCTGCTGGCGCGAACAGGAGATACTCGACTACCTCAATTCGCTTCCCGAATCGAACCACAGTTCGATTCCCGAAATGGAGCAAAAATAA
- a CDS encoding TraR/DksA C4-type zinc finger protein produces MADDIDMATELADQHLAHSLRAARAPVPAGVPGECEKCGEDMPRLVNGWCGYCRDGRSPR; encoded by the coding sequence ATGGCTGATGACATCGACATGGCAACCGAGCTTGCCGACCAGCACCTTGCACACAGTTTGCGCGCCGCGCGCGCGCCGGTCCCGGCCGGCGTGCCCGGCGAGTGCGAGAAGTGCGGCGAGGACATGCCCAGGCTCGTGAACGGCTGGTGCGGATATTGCCGAGACGGGAGGTCGCCGCGATGA
- a CDS encoding DUF6551 family protein: MTGTIPSFINKGQPKTAWPDWLLKHAVGRPDENGSFLIRTKVGKDEDLRARVHKGAIVFERNGIAYTRPDADDARRFITEMEEAEKPDPKTAPAAAAPKKPFVMKRVNPPKPKPVGRKFAAPKGNPPSIEMRNPGELRIDDSYQRSIDTGPSRALINRIANDWDWRMCLPLVVSKRDDGYFYVIDGQHRLAASNLRTDIPFLPCCVFVFESVAEEAKMFVAMNRARRAVNRLDDFHAAQASGNEDALAIKGLIEAVGFTVSRKTGSGAWAPGEVAFTSAIGKARRRHGERVVMTALEIMAEAFKGERLVVGSPVFTGICAILVDTELQPDRARLLAGVRTLDMPGWASLIAECKGGTDRNKHIRDFLLAAYSDAQVAA, translated from the coding sequence ATGACCGGAACAATCCCCTCATTCATCAACAAGGGCCAGCCCAAGACCGCGTGGCCCGACTGGCTTTTGAAACATGCCGTCGGGCGGCCGGACGAGAACGGCTCGTTCCTGATCCGCACCAAGGTCGGCAAGGATGAGGATCTGCGGGCGCGTGTCCATAAGGGCGCGATCGTCTTTGAGCGGAACGGTATCGCGTACACCCGGCCCGACGCCGACGATGCGCGCCGGTTCATCACCGAGATGGAAGAGGCCGAAAAGCCGGACCCGAAGACCGCTCCCGCTGCTGCGGCGCCGAAGAAGCCTTTCGTGATGAAGCGTGTGAACCCGCCGAAGCCCAAGCCGGTCGGACGCAAGTTCGCAGCGCCGAAGGGCAATCCGCCTTCAATCGAGATGCGGAACCCCGGCGAGTTGCGGATCGACGATAGCTATCAGCGGTCTATCGACACCGGGCCGAGCCGCGCGCTGATCAACAGGATCGCGAACGATTGGGACTGGCGCATGTGCTTGCCGCTGGTCGTTTCGAAGCGCGACGACGGCTATTTCTACGTCATCGACGGGCAGCACCGGCTTGCCGCGTCGAACCTGCGCACTGACATTCCTTTCCTGCCTTGCTGCGTCTTCGTCTTCGAAAGCGTTGCCGAGGAAGCGAAGATGTTCGTCGCCATGAACCGCGCGCGCCGCGCGGTGAACCGGCTCGACGACTTCCACGCCGCGCAAGCCAGCGGCAACGAGGATGCGCTGGCAATCAAGGGATTGATCGAGGCCGTCGGCTTCACGGTCAGCCGCAAGACCGGATCGGGCGCATGGGCGCCAGGCGAGGTCGCGTTCACCAGCGCGATCGGGAAGGCGCGCCGCCGACATGGCGAGCGCGTCGTAATGACCGCGCTCGAAATCATGGCCGAGGCGTTCAAGGGCGAGCGGCTGGTTGTCGGCTCCCCCGTCTTCACCGGCATCTGCGCCATACTGGTCGACACCGAGTTGCAACCCGACCGCGCGCGCCTGCTCGCCGGCGTCCGCACCCTCGATATGCCCGGCTGGGCCAGCCTGATCGCTGAATGCAAGGGCGGAACGGACCGCAACAAGCATATCCGCGACTTCTTGCTCGCAGCCTACAGCGACGCGCAGGTGGCGGCATGA